The Caldivirga sp. genome includes a region encoding these proteins:
- a CDS encoding winged helix-turn-helix domain-containing protein translates to MYRSRDYKDVRRLLVWLLYASRGGETRLRILTLLKQNGQLNASQLARALKVNYRTVTYHLDILEAHNLIERIQTSHGIYYRLSSAGLTNWDLISKLLKYSKNSGMSKDQH, encoded by the coding sequence ATGTATAGAAGTAGAGACTATAAGGATGTTAGGAGGTTATTGGTTTGGCTACTTTACGCATCCAGGGGTGGGGAGACTAGGCTTAGGATACTTACCTTACTTAAGCAGAATGGTCAATTAAATGCCAGTCAATTAGCTAGGGCGCTTAAGGTTAATTACAGGACAGTGACATACCACTTAGATATTCTTGAGGCACACAATTTAATTGAAAGAATCCAGACAAGCCACGGAATATACTATAGGTTAAGTAGCGCTGGGTTAACTAACTGGGACCTGATAAGTAAACTACTTAAGTACAGTAAGAACAGCGGTATGAGTAAAGACCAGCATTAA
- a CDS encoding DUF2070 family protein — protein MSRRFERGYGILFGIHAGGLIRLIGLVLMIITPLLILSRIGLNPLYSFLVSLFYILTSLILALITMRMTGVGSFKMHYTTVLVVMIESIIIDSAMSIIEGKLVVMAGALASLAPLSLMVSLLKDPVGSRPTVSYLTDLALLLTIVIIIQLPVYLIIGTLTHDSISIPRVLLLDSILFVVSILIMLSMIIIHKVKGTLYYLKMFGAFIYTMITGDGSFMEFHLLRSSKDSEVKIHVVHVTGDNGNDSYIVIPYMHAGPVSHVGGADLVPILVKVARSMRTRLVYLHGVGGHEADPASYDDTMIIVNSIKEAMVKLRSSNHSEVIKAKPIMRVESGDIRLLVLPIANGKNLVLVSRLRKSMDDIPTYVYNKVAEELGNEVNRLIIIDSQNSFSSDNSWSDDDVRDLINGLRRVLNTPDVEGELRLRVVHIPRSKVPGSFMEIGDNGVFVLTLAFNGASSVLVVIDGNNIKPDLANEIRRRLGEMGYLAEVVTTDNHQYTGFFGKVGYHVVGDWVNQSELIRLILNAVNNPEAPVVKVSYTEVSSRIRVVGIDGFYGMVKAASSAVSLTPILASLLFLAPIVLSVIATYLIL, from the coding sequence ATGAGTAGGAGATTTGAACGCGGCTATGGGATACTCTTCGGTATTCATGCTGGTGGCCTAATTAGGTTAATAGGCCTGGTGCTAATGATTATTACCCCTCTATTAATCCTCAGTAGAATAGGGTTGAACCCCCTCTATTCCTTCCTAGTTTCACTATTTTATATCCTAACTTCACTGATATTGGCATTAATAACAATGAGAATGACTGGGGTAGGTTCATTTAAGATGCATTATACGACAGTATTGGTAGTAATGATTGAGTCAATAATAATAGACTCAGCGATGAGTATTATTGAGGGTAAACTAGTTGTTATGGCTGGTGCCTTAGCCTCACTGGCGCCATTATCATTAATGGTATCCCTACTTAAGGATCCTGTTGGATCAAGACCAACAGTAAGCTACCTAACGGACCTTGCGCTACTACTCACTATAGTGATAATCATACAGTTACCTGTTTACCTAATTATAGGTACGTTAACCCACGACTCAATAAGCATACCTAGGGTTCTTTTACTTGACTCAATACTCTTCGTAGTGTCTATACTAATAATGCTCTCCATGATAATCATACATAAGGTTAAAGGAACATTATACTACTTGAAGATGTTTGGGGCATTCATCTACACTATGATAACGGGTGATGGGTCATTCATGGAGTTTCACCTCCTAAGGTCTTCCAAGGATTCTGAAGTCAAGATCCATGTGGTTCACGTAACTGGGGATAATGGCAATGACTCATACATAGTTATACCTTACATGCATGCAGGGCCAGTAAGCCATGTGGGTGGAGCTGACTTAGTACCTATCCTAGTTAAGGTAGCTAGGTCAATGAGGACGAGACTAGTGTATTTGCATGGTGTTGGCGGTCATGAGGCTGACCCAGCATCGTATGATGATACTATGATCATTGTCAACAGCATTAAGGAGGCAATGGTTAAGCTTAGGTCCAGTAACCACAGTGAGGTAATTAAGGCTAAGCCGATCATGCGTGTGGAGTCAGGGGATATCAGGCTACTAGTTTTACCAATAGCCAATGGTAAGAACCTAGTCCTAGTATCCCGATTAAGGAAGTCAATGGATGACATACCAACCTACGTTTACAATAAGGTTGCTGAGGAATTGGGTAATGAAGTTAATAGATTAATAATCATTGATTCACAGAACAGCTTCAGTAGTGATAATTCCTGGAGTGATGATGATGTACGGGACTTAATTAATGGACTAAGAAGAGTACTTAACACTCCTGATGTTGAGGGTGAATTAAGGTTAAGGGTTGTTCATATACCTAGGAGTAAGGTACCTGGCTCATTCATGGAGATTGGGGATAATGGAGTGTTCGTACTGACACTGGCATTTAATGGCGCATCATCTGTTCTAGTGGTTATTGATGGCAATAACATTAAACCGGACCTAGCTAATGAAATTAGGAGGAGGCTAGGGGAAATGGGTTACTTAGCTGAAGTAGTAACCACTGATAATCACCAGTACACCGGCTTCTTCGGTAAAGTTGGTTACCATGTTGTTGGTGATTGGGTTAACCAAAGTGAATTAATAAGGCTAATACTAAATGCCGTCAATAATCCTGAAGCCCCAGTGGTTAAGGTTAGTTACACTGAGGTTTCAAGCAGGATACGCGTAGTGGGAATAGATGGATTCTACGGTATGGTTAAGGCGGCCTCCAGCGCCGTCAGTTTAACGCCAATACTTGCATCATTACTATTCCTAGCCCCAATAGTCTTATCAGTGATAGCCACTTACCTCATACTTTAA
- a CDS encoding glycosyltransferase family 4 protein, whose amino-acid sequence MKVLHLSWEYPPHIVGGLGRHVYYITHELIKLGVNIDVATVGYEDTHVIDEGVNVHLIDAFKVRVPDFSSWVHSFNIFMTMDLSHVSEVDAIHVHDWLTAPAGIVLKHRFKVPLIATIHATEYGRRGGLHSPESRHIHEWEWLLAYEAWKVIVCSNYMANEVKSVLGVPDDKIVTIPNGIDKTLLNFKPKYDRSRYAYPWELLIVFYGRLVYEKGPDSVIRAFAKLLGRVSNVKLVIIGDGPMREYLVSLANQLGLGSKVYFTGKVSDDELYSIISHSNLVILPSRYEPFGISALEAMALGKPLIATNRGGPTDFIRHMENGVLVNPDNPDEIAYYAEMLLRDEGLARKLAGEAKGTIMKGYTWDIIARKTHELYRRVIEERAKVNW is encoded by the coding sequence ATGAAGGTTCTGCACCTTTCCTGGGAGTACCCACCGCACATAGTTGGTGGTTTAGGTAGGCACGTTTACTACATAACCCATGAATTAATTAAACTAGGCGTTAACATTGATGTGGCCACCGTAGGTTACGAGGACACTCACGTTATTGATGAGGGCGTTAACGTGCATTTAATAGATGCCTTCAAGGTTAGGGTACCTGACTTCTCGTCATGGGTACACTCCTTCAACATATTCATGACGATGGATCTAAGCCACGTAAGTGAGGTAGATGCAATACACGTGCATGATTGGTTAACTGCACCAGCCGGCATAGTACTTAAGCATAGGTTTAAGGTACCCTTAATAGCCACAATACACGCTACAGAGTACGGTAGGAGGGGTGGGTTGCATAGTCCTGAGTCTAGGCACATCCATGAGTGGGAATGGTTACTAGCCTATGAGGCTTGGAAGGTTATAGTCTGCAGTAACTATATGGCTAATGAAGTGAAAAGCGTGTTAGGTGTGCCTGATGATAAGATAGTCACAATACCTAACGGCATAGATAAAACTCTACTTAACTTTAAGCCTAAGTATGACCGCTCCAGGTATGCGTATCCCTGGGAATTATTAATAGTCTTCTATGGTAGGTTAGTTTACGAGAAGGGGCCTGATTCCGTAATTAGAGCCTTCGCTAAGTTACTGGGTAGGGTAAGTAATGTTAAGCTCGTAATAATTGGTGATGGGCCAATGAGGGAGTATTTAGTTAGCCTAGCTAATCAACTTGGATTAGGTAGTAAAGTATACTTTACAGGTAAGGTAAGTGATGACGAGTTATACAGCATCATATCCCATTCAAACCTAGTTATATTACCAAGTAGGTATGAGCCATTCGGCATAAGCGCACTTGAGGCCATGGCGCTTGGTAAGCCATTAATAGCAACAAATAGGGGTGGGCCAACGGACTTCATTAGGCATATGGAGAATGGTGTATTGGTTAATCCAGATAACCCAGATGAAATAGCCTATTACGCTGAAATGCTGCTAAGGGATGAGGGCTTAGCACGTAAACTTGCAGGTGAAGCTAAGGGAACCATAATGAAGGGGTATACTTGGGATATAATAGCGAGGAAGACTCATGAACTCTACAGAAGGGTCATTGAAGAGAGGGCTAAGGTTAACTGGTAG
- the speD gene encoding adenosylmethionine decarboxylase — protein sequence MLQQQESPIPRSGVGEEGVVGRHVFGEVWGVNAKLLQDDEYLKNLVIKAAEVANMHLVDVKVWRFGGGDKGGVSVIALVLESHIAIHTWPAYNYATIDVYTCGEHSRPWDAFDYIIRQLNPRTFTKTIVDRSSK from the coding sequence ATGTTGCAACAGCAGGAAAGTCCAATCCCCCGATCGGGGGTTGGGGAAGAGGGTGTGGTTGGTCGCCATGTGTTTGGTGAAGTATGGGGGGTTAACGCTAAGTTGCTTCAGGATGATGAATACTTGAAAAACCTCGTAATTAAAGCAGCGGAGGTTGCTAACATGCACCTAGTTGATGTTAAAGTTTGGCGCTTTGGTGGTGGTGATAAGGGGGGAGTATCAGTGATAGCGTTAGTGTTAGAGTCCCATATAGCAATACACACTTGGCCAGCATACAACTACGCCACCATTGATGTATACACCTGTGGCGAGCACTCAAGGCCATGGGATGCCTTTGATTACATAATAAGGCAACTTAACCCCAGAACCTTCACGAAGACTATAGTTGATAGGAGTAGTAAGTGA
- a CDS encoding Hsp20/alpha crystallin family protein: MEVQIVKEEQQVANNPPNIGREITELEKALRRIISSLMVTGNKDIDREPPIDIYEDGDKVMVLFDMPGVRKEQIKLRIGMNYIEVNAEPTAYVATGKPVLLERFSNYKLRRRVELPFNVRLDDVKAYYKDGVLQVHLTKLPGYNTAEVAIE, encoded by the coding sequence ATGGAGGTTCAGATTGTTAAGGAGGAGCAACAGGTAGCTAATAATCCACCTAATATAGGTAGGGAGATTACTGAGCTTGAGAAGGCGTTGAGGAGGATAATAAGTAGCTTAATGGTTACTGGTAATAAGGATATTGATAGGGAACCACCAATAGATATATATGAGGATGGGGATAAGGTTATGGTGCTGTTCGACATGCCTGGTGTACGTAAGGAGCAGATTAAGTTGAGGATTGGTATGAATTACATTGAGGTTAACGCTGAACCCACAGCATACGTAGCGACTGGTAAACCAGTGCTTCTTGAGAGGTTTAGTAATTATAAATTGCGTAGGAGAGTTGAATTACCATTTAACGTGCGGCTTGATGATGTTAAGGCGTATTATAAGGATGGCGTACTGCAAGTTCATTTAACTAAACTACCGGGCTATAATACAGCTGAGGTTGCTATTGAATAA
- a CDS encoding phosphate uptake regulator PhoU produces the protein MSLESESRRIQLTGGSTLIVSLPKEWARQLNLQPGDEVVLLPQRDMSLLLVPKKAIKPSYAEAKIEVTDELAKGDRLTRVTLGYYLAGYDVFKLFFTQNTIGLKKDIKDVARRKLTGVEIVDEGRNTLTLQNLINIPGDISISDIVLKIIRVIESMLDDIKVALSTVDKNILVDIVERDNEVDRFYWLLNRILKKLTTSSYYASMSGIKDPRTILDYALINKSLERLSDHIVQIANELIQVGQQYIMGIPKEHRDKVIEYVDKVMELIGVLSRSISSQATNNVSEINNLIDLARGKAHEVRGLQGSLREYETSPTIIASFDSILYSIARMLEYISDIGEALLNIVVEVA, from the coding sequence GTGTCACTTGAGTCCGAATCCAGGAGGATACAATTAACGGGTGGGTCAACGTTAATAGTATCATTACCTAAGGAGTGGGCTAGGCAATTAAACCTTCAACCAGGTGATGAAGTTGTACTACTGCCCCAGAGGGACATGTCACTCCTACTGGTTCCTAAGAAGGCTATTAAGCCATCCTACGCTGAGGCGAAGATTGAGGTCACTGACGAGTTAGCTAAGGGTGATAGGTTAACCAGGGTTACCCTAGGCTATTACCTAGCCGGCTACGATGTGTTTAAGCTTTTCTTCACTCAAAACACTATAGGGTTAAAGAAGGATATTAAGGATGTTGCAAGGAGAAAGCTGACTGGGGTTGAGATAGTTGATGAGGGTAGGAACACCTTAACTCTCCAGAACCTCATAAACATACCTGGTGACATAAGTATAAGTGACATAGTTTTGAAAATAATCAGGGTTATTGAGAGTATGCTTGATGACATTAAGGTTGCATTAAGTACTGTGGATAAGAACATTCTAGTTGACATAGTGGAGAGGGATAATGAGGTTGATAGATTCTACTGGCTGCTAAATAGGATACTTAAGAAGTTAACCACAAGTAGTTACTACGCCTCAATGTCCGGCATTAAGGATCCAAGGACAATACTTGACTATGCCTTAATAAATAAGTCCCTTGAGAGGCTTTCAGATCACATAGTTCAAATAGCTAATGAGCTGATACAAGTGGGTCAACAATACATTATGGGTATTCCGAAGGAACATAGGGATAAGGTAATTGAATACGTGGATAAGGTAATGGAGTTAATAGGGGTACTGAGTAGGTCAATCTCATCCCAAGCAACCAATAACGTTAGTGAAATCAATAACTTAATAGACTTAGCGAGAGGGAAGGCTCATGAGGTTCGTGGTCTCCAGGGAAGCTTAAGGGAGTATGAGACATCACCAACAATAATAGCATCCTTTGACTCAATACTATACAGTATAGCCAGAATGCTTGAGTATATTTCAGATATTGGGGAGGCACTATTAAACATAGTTGTTGAAGTCGCCTAA
- a CDS encoding glycosyltransferase, with translation MRIIGFSWEYPRIGSPLTDLQYLVASLSSALKALGHEVVIVTQGSSQIPDFDGVKVISVNLPIKDYPNVVSYGLSSSVQVIANMRYRVNGEFNKIICFEWGGCVMGLLAKATQPCCINTEINCITLSTEYERGDPDGNIISSSIASIEGWVFRQCDRVYGLKQRTVDDLKNKFNISANYVPTIDELARVIVE, from the coding sequence ATGCGCATTATAGGATTTTCATGGGAGTATCCTAGGATAGGTTCACCGCTGACTGACCTTCAATACCTAGTAGCATCCCTCTCATCAGCACTTAAGGCGCTGGGGCATGAAGTGGTGATTGTTACGCAGGGGAGTAGCCAAATCCCAGACTTCGACGGTGTTAAGGTTATTAGCGTTAACTTACCGATTAAGGATTACCCAAACGTGGTATCATATGGGCTTAGTTCATCGGTACAGGTTATTGCAAACATGAGGTATAGGGTAAACGGTGAGTTTAACAAAATAATCTGCTTCGAGTGGGGTGGTTGCGTAATGGGGTTGCTTGCTAAGGCGACTCAACCATGCTGTATTAACACTGAAATCAACTGCATAACACTCTCCACAGAGTATGAGCGTGGTGACCCTGACGGTAACATTATAAGTTCATCAATAGCAAGCATTGAGGGGTGGGTTTTCAGGCAATGCGATAGGGTTTATGGGCTTAAGCAGAGGACTGTGGACGACCTTAAGAATAAGTTTAACATAAGCGCTAATTACGTGCCAACAATTGATGAATTAGCCAGGGTGATAGTGGAATGA
- the thiD gene encoding bifunctional hydroxymethylpyrimidine kinase/phosphomethylpyrimidine kinase, whose protein sequence is MAVKLPKALTIAGLDSGGGAGITADLKTFHAMGVYGMVALTAVTAQNTLGVKAVQEVDPSIIEAQVNAVAEDIGIDAAKTGMLSSSPIMESVAKVIKRWGFPLVVDPVMYAKSGDPLMRRDAMETLRRAVIPLAKVVTPNVPEAESLSGVSIRNLDDARIAAKRIAEEFHPEIVIVKGGHLTGAESIDVVYFRDSGEFRELRAPRINTGNTHGTGCSFSAAIAAGLAKGMSAWDSIRQAKELITMAIQYSLPLGHGHGPVNPMSWIELRAYRYDAIVDLGNAVSMIKGKVRELIDPQGNGGIATTLPPPYAVNPSNVISVTWRDIEEGLPINVVTRSGGNRLVKYALGMVSGNSRLRALLLISGLSNLISRIKNALTTYEYDSSGDEYRLINSALNEAVRSLGKVPDAIHLTSINDLIIVGESATAVSSKLVNSLLVTR, encoded by the coding sequence ATGGCAGTTAAGCTACCTAAAGCATTAACAATAGCTGGTCTCGACTCAGGTGGTGGAGCTGGGATTACTGCTGACTTAAAGACCTTCCACGCCATGGGGGTTTACGGTATGGTTGCATTAACAGCTGTCACTGCTCAGAACACGCTTGGTGTTAAGGCGGTTCAAGAGGTTGATCCAAGTATAATTGAGGCCCAGGTGAATGCCGTTGCTGAGGATATAGGTATTGATGCAGCTAAGACTGGAATGTTGAGTAGTTCACCTATAATGGAGAGCGTTGCCAAGGTCATTAAGAGGTGGGGATTCCCATTAGTTGTGGACCCTGTAATGTACGCTAAGAGCGGTGACCCCTTAATGCGGCGGGACGCTATGGAGACCTTAAGAAGGGCAGTAATTCCCCTAGCTAAGGTAGTAACCCCAAACGTCCCTGAAGCTGAGAGCCTCTCTGGAGTGAGCATTAGGAACCTTGATGATGCTAGGATTGCGGCTAAGAGGATTGCTGAGGAGTTTCACCCTGAGATTGTGATAGTTAAGGGTGGACACCTTACGGGGGCTGAGAGCATTGATGTGGTTTACTTTAGGGATAGTGGTGAATTCAGGGAATTGAGGGCGCCTAGGATTAATACAGGAAACACGCATGGCACTGGGTGCAGCTTCTCAGCAGCCATAGCGGCTGGTTTAGCTAAAGGCATGAGTGCATGGGATTCCATTAGGCAGGCTAAGGAGTTGATAACAATGGCTATTCAATACTCCCTACCCCTAGGTCATGGGCATGGGCCAGTTAACCCAATGTCGTGGATTGAGTTAAGGGCCTATAGGTATGATGCGATAGTGGACTTAGGTAATGCTGTAAGCATGATTAAAGGTAAAGTAAGGGAGTTAATTGATCCACAGGGTAATGGTGGTATTGCAACTACCTTACCACCACCCTACGCCGTCAATCCCAGCAATGTGATTTCCGTAACCTGGAGGGATATTGAGGAAGGGTTACCAATCAATGTAGTTACGCGTAGTGGGGGTAATCGCCTAGTGAAGTATGCTCTAGGTATGGTTAGTGGTAACTCAAGGTTAAGGGCACTACTACTTATAAGTGGTTTAAGTAACTTAATAAGTAGAATCAAGAATGCATTAACTACATATGAGTATGATTCAAGTGGAGATGAGTATAGGCTCATTAATAGTGCACTTAATGAAGCGGTAAGGTCACTGGGTAAAGTACCTGATGCAATTCACTTAACAAGTATTAATGACCTCATAATTGTAGGTGAATCGGCAACAGCTGTGTCTAGTAAGTTAGTGAATTCTCTATTAGTTACTAGGTGA
- a CDS encoding DNA-directed RNA polymerase subunit B — translation MPLPILRAEDSGGYIASEDRWTLVESYVRSYGLVRHQIDSFNDFVDRKLKEIVQEFNIDLGDVKVKFIDVEVGKPRFKEPTGVENVIYPMEARLRNITYAAPMRLKVMLYINGEEYTETVPLGDLPIMVKSKYCNLYGLKPQAIVKKLEDPNDPGGYFIINGSERVVVSQEDLALNKPIYDYDERGATRVPRAKIISMGPGYRTTVVVEYHKDGVIYVQIPKIPTRMPFPVVMRALGLEKDQDIALAVSDNDEIQRELLASFEMAIQIAPTVDEARDYIGRRIVLGHPREIRIQRALEYLDKYFLPHLGTVPDDKVRLSKAIELGQAVAGVIELYKGWRQPDDKDHMSNKRVRLVGDLLAQLFRSIFAQFVQDLRNQLEKQYSRGKIPELRTIVRADIISDRLKHALSTGNWVGGKTGVTQMLDRTNYVSTISHLRRVVSSLSRTQPHFEARDLHPTQWGRLCAIETPEGQNCGLVKNMALMATVTVGVDEASVEAMLREMGVINVLDARKNEIKGANVLLNGRLIGIHRDPQALVNAIREARRRGDINGEVNVGYIEKLNEVRVNCDGGRLRRPLLIISNGKLRLTKEHIEKLKSGEWTWDDLVKNGIVEYIDADEEENAMVTIGDAKDIDLSKYTHMEIIPSIMLGAVAHIIPYSEHNQSPRNIYEAAMAKQSLGFPYSNYRYRIDSRGHLLLYPERPLVTTRGLELIGYSMRPSGQNAVLALVSFMGYSIEDAVMINKAAIERGMFRSVFYRSYETEAMRYPMGENDRITIPPPTVRDYRGAEAYAHLDEDGIVPPEVFVSSKEVLIGKISPPRFYSALAESQLAGEWKDNSITVRRGEKGIVDQVLITESSEGFKLIKVKVRELRIPELGDKFASRHGQKGVVGMIVPMEDMPFTENGITPDVVINPHALPSRMTIGQLLEAIAGKTAALYGTLVDATPFEGVPENTIRSMLMKAGYRWSGRETMYSGLMGTRLDADIFIGVVYYQKLHHMVADKIHARATGPMQILTRQPTEGRSREGGLRLGEMERDVLIAHGAAALLHERMVESSDRYVMYVCEDCGMMAWWDDFKKRPICPIHGDKGRIAKVIVPYAFKLLLQELISLGIYPRLKLSEPIG, via the coding sequence CTGCCATTACCGATACTCCGAGCGGAGGATTCAGGAGGATACATAGCAAGTGAGGATAGGTGGACTCTTGTTGAATCCTATGTGAGGAGTTACGGGTTGGTTAGGCATCAGATAGATTCATTCAATGACTTCGTGGATAGGAAGCTTAAGGAGATAGTTCAGGAATTCAACATAGACTTAGGCGATGTTAAGGTTAAGTTCATTGATGTTGAGGTAGGTAAGCCAAGGTTCAAGGAACCAACTGGAGTGGAGAACGTAATATACCCAATGGAGGCTAGGTTAAGGAACATAACGTACGCAGCACCCATGAGGCTTAAGGTCATGCTTTACATAAATGGTGAAGAGTACACTGAGACCGTTCCCTTGGGTGATTTACCAATAATGGTTAAGTCAAAGTACTGTAATTTATATGGTTTAAAGCCGCAGGCTATAGTTAAGAAGCTTGAGGATCCAAATGACCCAGGCGGCTACTTCATAATAAACGGTAGCGAGAGGGTTGTGGTTTCCCAGGAGGATCTTGCCCTTAATAAGCCAATATACGACTACGACGAGAGGGGGGCTACTAGGGTACCTAGGGCTAAGATAATATCCATGGGTCCAGGCTATAGAACGACAGTTGTTGTTGAGTATCATAAGGATGGGGTGATTTACGTCCAAATACCCAAGATACCCACTAGGATGCCCTTCCCAGTGGTTATGAGGGCCCTCGGCCTTGAGAAGGACCAGGACATTGCCCTGGCCGTGAGCGATAATGATGAGATTCAGAGGGAGTTACTTGCATCATTTGAGATGGCTATTCAAATTGCGCCAACTGTTGATGAGGCTAGGGATTACATAGGTAGGAGGATTGTGCTTGGTCACCCTAGGGAAATAAGGATTCAGAGGGCCCTTGAGTACCTTGATAAGTACTTCCTCCCCCACTTAGGCACAGTACCTGATGATAAGGTTAGGTTAAGTAAAGCTATTGAACTTGGCCAGGCAGTAGCTGGGGTTATTGAACTCTACAAAGGTTGGAGGCAGCCTGATGACAAGGACCACATGTCTAATAAGAGGGTTAGGTTGGTTGGTGACTTATTAGCCCAATTATTCAGATCCATATTCGCTCAGTTTGTTCAAGACCTCAGGAATCAACTGGAGAAGCAGTATTCAAGAGGTAAGATACCTGAATTAAGAACAATAGTTAGGGCTGATATAATTAGTGATAGGCTTAAGCATGCGTTATCAACAGGTAATTGGGTTGGTGGGAAGACTGGGGTTACTCAAATGCTTGATAGGACTAACTACGTTTCAACAATAAGCCACCTAAGGAGGGTCGTATCATCACTAAGTAGGACTCAACCGCACTTCGAGGCGAGGGATCTTCACCCAACTCAATGGGGTAGGTTATGCGCCATAGAGACCCCTGAGGGGCAAAACTGTGGGTTGGTTAAGAACATGGCTCTTATGGCGACGGTAACCGTGGGTGTTGATGAAGCCAGCGTGGAGGCTATGTTAAGGGAAATGGGTGTTATTAATGTGTTGGACGCCAGGAAGAATGAGATTAAGGGGGCTAACGTACTACTCAATGGTAGGCTAATAGGTATTCATAGGGATCCGCAGGCGCTTGTGAATGCGATTAGGGAGGCTAGGAGGAGGGGTGACATTAATGGTGAAGTTAACGTTGGTTACATTGAGAAGCTTAATGAGGTTAGGGTTAACTGTGATGGGGGTAGGTTAAGGAGACCATTATTGATTATAAGTAATGGTAAGTTAAGGTTAACTAAGGAGCATATTGAGAAGTTGAAGAGCGGGGAGTGGACTTGGGATGACTTAGTTAAGAACGGCATAGTAGAGTACATTGATGCTGATGAGGAGGAGAACGCCATGGTAACCATAGGTGATGCCAAGGATATTGACTTAAGCAAGTACACTCACATGGAAATTATACCAAGCATAATGCTGGGTGCCGTAGCCCATATAATACCTTACTCTGAGCATAATCAATCACCAAGGAACATTTATGAAGCAGCCATGGCTAAGCAATCCCTTGGATTCCCCTACTCCAACTACAGGTATAGGATTGATAGTAGGGGGCATTTACTACTCTACCCGGAGAGGCCCTTAGTCACCACTAGGGGTCTTGAGTTAATAGGCTACAGTATGAGGCCATCCGGCCAGAATGCGGTGCTTGCGTTAGTGTCATTCATGGGTTACAGTATAGAGGATGCAGTTATGATTAATAAGGCAGCCATAGAGAGGGGCATGTTTAGGAGCGTGTTCTATAGGTCCTACGAGACCGAGGCCATGAGGTACCCAATGGGTGAGAACGATAGGATAACCATACCGCCACCCACTGTTAGGGATTACAGGGGTGCTGAGGCCTACGCCCATCTTGATGAGGATGGTATAGTGCCTCCGGAGGTCTTTGTTTCAAGCAAGGAGGTTTTAATAGGTAAGATAAGTCCACCAAGGTTCTATAGTGCATTGGCGGAGAGTCAACTAGCCGGTGAGTGGAAGGATAATTCAATAACGGTCAGGAGGGGTGAGAAGGGCATAGTTGACCAGGTCTTAATAACGGAGAGTAGTGAGGGTTTCAAGTTAATTAAGGTTAAGGTTAGGGAGCTTAGGATACCTGAACTTGGTGACAAGTTTGCCTCAAGGCATGGGCAAAAAGGTGTAGTAGGCATGATAGTGCCAATGGAGGACATGCCATTCACTGAGAATGGTATAACGCCAGATGTGGTTATTAATCCGCATGCCTTACCAAGCAGAATGACCATTGGGCAATTACTTGAGGCTATAGCAGGTAAGACTGCTGCACTATACGGTACGTTGGTTGATGCAACGCCGTTTGAGGGTGTTCCTGAGAATACCATTAGAAGCATGCTGATGAAGGCTGGGTACAGGTGGAGTGGTAGGGAGACCATGTACAGTGGATTAATGGGTACCAGGCTGGATGCGGACATATTCATTGGTGTAGTATATTACCAGAAGCTACACCATATGGTTGCCGATAAGATACACGCCAGGGCTACTGGGCCAATGCAGATATTGACTAGGCAGCCGACGGAAGGTAGGTCAAGGGAAGGCGGCTTGAGGCTTGGTGAAATGGAGAGGGATGTTTTAATAGCCCATGGAGCTGCGGCGCTACTTCACGAGAGGATGGTTGAGTCAAGCGATAGGTACGTAATGTACGTGTGTGAGGACTGTGGTATGATGGCCTGGTGGGATGACTTTAAGAAAAGGCCAATATGCCCAATACATGGTGATAAGGGGAGGATAGCTAAGGTTATTGTCCCCTACGCCTTCAAGCTACTGCTGCAGGAGTTAATAAGCTTAGGCATATACCCCAGGCTTAAGCTCTCTGAGCCAATAGGATAA